In the Magnolia sinica isolate HGM2019 chromosome 15, MsV1, whole genome shotgun sequence genome, one interval contains:
- the LOC131226695 gene encoding F-box protein At4g18380-like: protein MQSKSRIHDTSSFELDEFDRIPDSILLIILNKLADVRSLGRCTVVSKRFNSLVPLVNDVFVKIDRVVSIDGDDDDDLDSSSQKPRNLFSHLLKLMFFTLLKPFHNLHRSNNANKPLLPQLSHHSAEQVLKNFNHIHNFRIELPAGDVGTEDGVLLKWKAEFGSTLQNCVILGGTQIDRKPVSDQEPPEDNGSMPESFYTNGGLKLRVVWTISSLIAASTRHYLLRPIIKDHPTLKSLVLTDADGQGTLSMAGEQLREFREKPLAASASSSRTQVPASNMKLRYAPYLELPEGMGMQGATLVAIKPSECSGGSRKEAEAFISGAFDGPFKAAVKALAKRRTYLLEMNGF, encoded by the coding sequence ATGCAGTCGAAATCCCGAATCCATGACACCTCTTCTTTTGAACTTGATGAATTCGACAGAATCCCTGATTCCATATTActcatcatcctcaacaagcttgCGGACGTCCGGTCCCTCGGCCGTTGTACAGTTGTCTCCAAGCGGTTCAACTCCCTTGTGCCCCTTGTGAATGATGTCTTTGTCAAGATCGACCGTGTTGTATCCATTgacggtgatgatgatgatgacctgGACTCCTCTTCCCAGAAGCCCCGGAACCTCTTCTCTCACCTCCTCAAGCTCATGTTCTTCACCCTCCTCAAACCCTTCCACAATCTCCACAGAAGCAACAATGCGAACAAACCCCTTCTCCCCCAACTCTCTCATCACTCTGCTGAGCAAGTCCTGAAGAACTTCAACCACATCCACAATTTCCGAATCGAGTTACCAGCCGGGGATGTTGGCACCGAGGATGGTGTTCTTCTAAAATGGAAAGCTGAATTTGGCAGCACCCTCCAGAACTGTGTCATTTTGGGAGGTACCCAGATAGACCGGAAGCCGGTTTCTGATCAAGAGCCACCTGAGGACAATGGGAGTATGCCTGAATCATTCTACACAAATGGGGGGTTGAAGTTGCGAGTGGTTTGGACGATTAGCTCCTTGATTGCTGCTTCCACGAGGCATTATCTGCTGCGGCCGATAATCAAAGACCACCCGACTCTGAAAAGCTTAGTCTTGACGGATGCAGACGGGCAAGGGACTCTGAGTATGGCAGGTGAGCAGCTGAGAGAGTTCAGGGAGAAACCGCTGGCCGCCTCAGCATCCTCGAGCAGGACGCAGGTGCCAGCTTCCAACATGAAACTGAGGTATGCACCATACCTGGAGCTTCCAGAAGGGATGGGGATGCAGGGGGCAACGCTGGTGGCGATTAAGCCATCAGAGTGCAGCGGGGGAAGCAGGAAGGAGGCGGAGGCGTTCATTTCAGGGGCGTTTGATGGCCCGTTCAAGGCAGCTGTGAAAGCGCTGGCAAAACGGAGGACTTACCTCTTGGAGATGAATGGGTTTTAA
- the LOC131228222 gene encoding uncharacterized protein LOC131228222, whose translation MEILNKLRNLDAYPKVNEDFYSRTLSGGLITIVSSVIMLFLFLSEFRLYLYAATETKLTVDTSRGETLRINFDVTFPHLACSLLSVDAMDISGEQHYDIRHDIIKKRIDNHGNVIESRTDGIGAPKIERPLQRHGGRLDHNETYCGSCYGAEMLDDDCCNSCEEVREAYRKKGWGLTNVDLIDQCKREGFVQKIKEEEGEGCNIHGILEVNKVAGNFHFSPGKGFHQSNIFLQDLLALQAESYNISHKINKISFGEEFPGVVNPLDGVQWTQQALSGTYQYFIKVVPTIYTDIRGRKIQSNQFSVTEHFRGADGYPQTLPGVFFIYDFSPIKVMFTEGNVSLLHFLTNICAIVGGVFTVSGIVDAFVYHGQRAIKKKMEIGKYR comes from the exons ATGGAGATTCTCAACAAGCTCCGGAATCTCGacgcatatccaaaggtcaatgAGGATTTTTACAGTAGAACCCTTTCTGGCGGCCTCATCACGATCGTCTCCTCCGTTATCATGCTCTTCCTCTTCTTATCCGAATTCC GACTGTATCTTTATGCAGCTACAGAGACTAAGCTGACAGTAGATACTTCAAGAGGAGAAACTCTTCGTATCAAT TTTGACGTGACTTTTCCACACCTTGCGTGTTCACTTCTTAGTGTCGATGCTATGGATATCAGCGGGGAGCAGCACTATGATATT AGGCATGATATAATAAAGAAACGAATAGACAATCATGGCAATGTAATCGAGTCAAGAACAGACGGAATTGGTGCACCAAAG ATTGAAAGGCCTTTACAGAGGCATGGTGGAAGGCTGGATCACAATGAAACATACTGTGGTTCGTGTTATGGTGCAGAAATG tTAGATGATGATTGCTGTAACTCATGTGAAGAAGTCCGCGAAGCTTACCGAAAGAAAGGATGGGGGCTGACAAATGTTGATTTGATTGACCAG TGCAAGAGAGAGGGCTTTGTTCAAAAGATTAAAGAGGAAGAAGGTGAAGGATGCAACATACATGGAATCTTGGAAGTCAATAAAGTGgctggaaattttcatttttctcccGGAAAAGGCTTTCATCAATCAAACATCTTTTTGCAAGATTTACTGGCACTTCAAGCAGAGAGTTACAAT ATAAGCCACAAAATAAACAAGATATCCTTTGGAGAAGAGTTTCCAGGTGTTGTCAATCCACTTGATGG TGTGCAGTGGACGCAACAAGCATTGTCTGGAACGTATCAATACTTCATTAAG GTAGTCCCTACGATCTACACTGACATTAGAGGGCGCAAGATCCAATCAAACCAG TTCTCTGTGACCGAGCACTTTAGAGGTGCAGATGGTTATCCTCAGACACTTCCTGGAGTCTTCTTCATTTATGATTTCTCACCAATCAAG GTGATGTTCACTGAGGGAAATGTTTCGCTCTTACATTTCTTGACAAATATTTGTGCTATAGTTGGAG GTGTATTCACTGTTTCCGGAATTGTCGATGCATTTGTGTATCATGGTCAGCGGGCAatcaagaagaagatggagattgGGAAATACAGGTGA